The Engraulis encrasicolus isolate BLACKSEA-1 chromosome 24, IST_EnEncr_1.0, whole genome shotgun sequence DNA window ggttgaattatcacctggttgaattgaacaTGCAAAacaaagtcattttggaaaatgtggcCATCATGTAATGTGGCCATCATGAATTCATTTTGCCCATCACCGACAGTCATACACCGCCTGCTCACTAAATACGATTGAAAGATTCTACTGTTGCATCTGTGCATCATCAGAAAACAGCAATGGGGTGATTGCATTTGACACGCTGAGTGGAGAGCTCTGCATCCGCTTGCGTGGGGACAGCATTGTCATGGACTTCCCACTCTATGCCACTGTTCCCCAGGTCAGACACTACAGCACACTAATGTTACTAAAGCTACAAAACTTTTTAACAATGCATAATTAAGTGCTTCATGCAGTATTCAGCAAGTCAGTGTGACATTCTAACATTGCTGTGCAGGACGTGAACATGAGTTTCAACTTCAgctattgttttttccccccaggaACGACAAGAGATTGCGGAATTAATCAAAGTAAGTCTACACACTGTATAGAGTCCTGCATCAATTAATCAACTATCAAGCAGATGCGTGCAATGCTAAATTCCACCCACCTCTGTATTGCAGGTCGTTGTGGGGGACTTGCCCTTAGAAGATCTACGATACAGCGGAGACACCAAGAAACTGCTGCTGAGACTTGCAGACACGTGTGATGTGTAAATGCCCTTTAAAATTCAAACAAGATAATTAGTTACAATAGAAAGGACTCTTGGGAGCGGCAACGCCCATATGCATACAGTTGCAAAAAAGGCCCACCTAGCTTGTCCTGTAGCAGAAGATGTGCAGGCCTAATAAGTCAAGTCACCaaagttagcacagaagtttgaaattgcgttcgACGATGTGCAATTAAACTAAACATATAGATCAGACATTCACAAcaatcacactcactcacacacacacacacacacacacacacacacacacacacacacacacacacacacacacacacacacacacacacacacacacacacacacacacacacacacacacacacacacacacacacacactaacatactgatagaCAAGTCATGAGCTTAGTTCATATATGGCAGCATCTGCACATTTCACTCATTGCATTGCTCATCACATTCAAGGCACACTGATCTGATGACTTATAAGCCAACCAATACCCTCCAATAATTGTAAAACACTCTGAATGGGCTCTGGggattaaagcgtcagctaattgtaatgtacaatgtaatgtaacatggaGAGTGGTGGGACTAACAATACTGTAAGTAGGAGTGGCGTTCAGATGCTGCAATATAACCCATTGGGAGTCAGCACTCAAATGCAAACAAAAGCATTCGCCGATAGTATTAAACAAACAGCGAGTCCAGTACACCAAGGCAGTTTGCCAGCCACATTACACCTTATCTCAGGtgtcggaaagggggatgcagtggtgcatttgcatccccactttggACCCTCCCTAAATCAggtttactgcagacaaatgagtagagtgcagtagcagtaacattgttataaataaataaagaatgaagataAAAATGGTGCCCTTGCCTCACCTTCCCTCAGGTCGGCGCTGACGGCCCTGAAGCCTGACCCGCAGCTGATGATGAAGAGCGACAGCTCGGGCAGGATCAAAGGGGTGATCGTCACCATGAGGGGCGCTCCTCAAGCACAGCCTGGCTACGACTTCTTCTCCAGATACTTCGCCCCATGGAACGGCATACCTGAGGACCCCGTAACAGGTAAGTGAGTAGTAGAGCTTGGGAACCACAATGCATTATGCAACACAAATGCCATAATGTGTAGACATGGGGTTACCGTATTTCCATTATGCTAACTCCCGTCCCTGAGGACACGAGCACaagagaggatgggagttaggataatggaaagaacacaTATATAgtcagtcagagtcagagtgtacttgattgtccccagggggaaatttatcttgggcttcacccactgcattgtatacagtactcacatatacacatatacaacacaacataaacaagaaacataaaaacatagagagagaaacattgaacagtgcactgcactgtgtgagtATGATGTGTCAATCTGTCATTAAGCAATCTCATGGCGGTTGGGACAAAGGAGTTCTTATATTTTAGTCTGCAGTTTAAACAGTGCATGTACAGTTTGAAACTGCCCCTTGGTCCAGATGGTGTGCAAGCGTCGCTAACATATTGCATGAGGTGGCCATCCattgttgttaaaaaaaaaaaaaaaagtcttaacaTTTTATAGAGCCCAAGTCACACACCTTCCAGTTGGGTCCATGATATCTATGCACTGATCTTTCTTGGAGCTTCGTTCTGAGGGCCTGACTAGATGTTACTTTGACAATGCAGTAGTTTGACTCTACAGTACAATGCAAGCAGCACTGCATACGGTACAAAGAAATAAAAGTGCAGAAGTCTAGGATGTGTTAACAATATAATCTACACCAGTTGTCCCTGTATTTtccccattctgtgaacaggatCAGCACATTCAGTCCTTGCCAAATACTGGGGAGACCAACTGGGGAAGCAGAAACTACTCGGTATGGAATGgataaacaatacaatacaacctg harbors:
- the LOC134441484 gene encoding phenazine biosynthesis-like domain-containing protein 1 yields the protein MRQASFWKRIMDIPIFIVDAFTNLPFKGNPAAVCLLQKPLTEDLYQKIATEMNLSETAFIVCKNATDSFCTASRFNLRWFTPTNEVNLCGHATLASSAILFYHKKNSNGVIAFDTLSGELCIRLRGDSIVMDFPLYATVPQERQEIAELIKVVVGDLPLEDLRYSGDTKKLLLRLADTCDVSALTALKPDPQLMMKSDSSGRIKGVIVTMRGAPQAQPGYDFFSRYFAPWNGIPEDPVTGSAHSVLAKYWGDQLGKQKLLAYQSSIRGGELQLEIKGQRLDIAGHAVSVLQGKLSF